In Candidatus Roseilinea sp., one DNA window encodes the following:
- the tsf gene encoding elongation factor Ts: MAITAEMVKQLREQTGAGMMDSKKALEQFNGDMQKAAAWLKEKGLATAAKKASREAKEGMIEVYSHMGGRMAVMVEVNCETDFVARMPEFRELAHDLALQIASAAPTYVKKEDVPAEVVAAQMAKFKEDALAEGKKPEIAERIAAGRMEKFYQDHVLMEQAFVKDDKVKVKDLVTAAIAKCGENIQVRRFVRYQLGEES, translated from the coding sequence TGATGGACAGCAAGAAGGCCCTCGAACAATTCAACGGCGACATGCAAAAAGCCGCCGCCTGGCTGAAAGAGAAAGGCCTGGCCACCGCAGCGAAGAAGGCGTCGCGCGAGGCCAAAGAGGGCATGATCGAGGTGTATTCGCACATGGGCGGCCGGATGGCCGTGATGGTCGAGGTCAACTGCGAAACGGACTTTGTGGCGCGTATGCCCGAGTTTCGCGAGCTGGCGCACGACCTGGCGCTGCAAATCGCATCCGCCGCGCCAACCTATGTGAAGAAGGAAGACGTGCCGGCCGAGGTCGTCGCAGCGCAGATGGCCAAGTTCAAGGAAGACGCACTCGCCGAAGGCAAGAAGCCCGAGATCGCCGAACGCATTGCCGCCGGACGCATGGAGAAGTTCTACCAAGACCACGTGCTGATGGAGCAGGCCTTCGTCAAAGACGACAAGGTCAAGGTCAAAGACCTGGTCACGGCTGCAATTGCAAAATGCGGCGAGAACATCCAGGTGCGAAGGTTCGTCCGATATCAGCTTGGCGAAGAGAGCTGA
- the pyrH gene encoding uridylate kinase — MNVPKYKRVLLKIGGEAFAGPGGMGIVPQLAEEVAAKVRAVRQLGVQVVIVLGAGNFWRGKDGIAHGMDRTTADHIGMLATVMNSLALRDAFERLGMEARVQTAIEIRSVAEPYIRLRAIRHLEKGRVVIIGAGTGNPYFTTDTAGALRAAETNCDILIKATKVDGVYSADPRKDEGAQRYESMTYLEALNQKVGVMDSTALTLCMDNDLPILVLNLWQPNSLERAVLGEKIGTLITSGR, encoded by the coding sequence ATGAACGTCCCCAAATACAAACGCGTGTTGTTGAAGATTGGCGGCGAAGCATTCGCCGGGCCGGGTGGCATGGGCATCGTGCCGCAATTGGCGGAGGAGGTGGCGGCTAAAGTCCGCGCCGTGCGCCAGCTCGGCGTGCAAGTGGTCATCGTACTCGGAGCGGGCAACTTCTGGCGCGGCAAAGACGGCATCGCCCACGGCATGGACCGCACGACGGCCGATCATATCGGTATGCTCGCCACTGTGATGAACTCGCTCGCCTTGCGCGATGCGTTCGAGCGGCTGGGCATGGAAGCCCGGGTACAAACCGCGATTGAGATTCGCTCCGTGGCCGAACCGTATATCCGCCTGCGCGCCATCCGGCACTTGGAGAAGGGGCGCGTGGTGATCATCGGCGCCGGCACCGGCAACCCCTACTTCACGACCGACACCGCCGGCGCACTGCGCGCGGCCGAAACCAACTGCGACATCCTCATCAAGGCTACCAAAGTGGATGGGGTCTACAGCGCCGATCCTCGCAAAGACGAGGGCGCGCAACGCTACGAGTCCATGACCTACCTCGAGGCGCTGAATCAAAAGGTCGGCGTAATGGACAGCACCGCCTTGACGTTATGCATGGATAACGACCTGCCCATCCTCGTCCTCAACCTTTGGCAACCCAACAGCCTGGAACGCGCCGTGCTGGGCGAGAAGATTGGCACATTGATCACTTCGGGGCGTTAA